GTTGCCTGGAACTCGTTGCCTGTGGAAGAACAAGAGAAAGTGATTGGCCGTCGCAAGTTCAACGACGTCGAACTCTCTGACGAGGAGAAACCACAGAACGCGCACAATGCTGTTACCAATATTGGTGATGATTTGAAGATTGTACGTGCCAACATGCCGTTTGCCAATACCTCTAAAGGAGAATATGGCACATACTTCATCGGTTATGCAAGTACTTTCAGTACAACCCGCCAAATGTTGGAAAGTATGTTTATCGGCAATCCGGTGGGTAATACCGACCGTCTGTTGGACTTTAGTACAGCAATAACGGGAACACTATTCTTTGTTCCTTCCTACGATTTGCTAGGGGAACTTGGCGAATAAAAGAATAAAGAAATATAGAAAAAGACTAGAGGAGAGTTACGCCTTTGTAATCTCCTCTACTATATAATTATCTTTCACTTTCTTGCAAGTACATACGAAGTATTCAGGATGTTGCAACGCTCCTTGTAAAGTATCAGGAAGAATTATCTCTTTTGTACGACGGTCTACCGCAACCATTGCATACAATATTCCCTCACTTTCGCATAGCTCAATTAACGCGCTTTTCAACTCTTCTACAGCATATTCCATTTGTGTGATATTTTGTCGCTGCAAAGTTATGGAAAATATGTATATTTTGTGCAATATTATTCTTGTAAAATATAAAAAGTGCTTCCTTGTTCGTCCGCCGACGAGGAAGCACTCAACACAAAAACTAAACTAGACTTAACTAAACTATTCTATTCTCGGAATTTCACAATCCCTTTCTGTTCTCTGCAAAGGTAGGGATAAAACGGGTTTTGACAAATAATAATCGACAAAAATCTTCTTTTCACCGATAAAATAGCCAACATTAGCTCCTTTCATCCAGAAAAGTCTGGAAAACTAGCTTGTAACTATCGCTGATGGGAATATATGTCTTGTCGAAAACGATACGACCACGGTCTATCACACGTATCTTATCTTTCTGAACAATGAAAGAACGATGCACGCGTATGAAACGGCTGGAAGGCAAAAGCTCTTCCATAGCTTTCATGCTCATAAGCGACAGGATGGGTTTGGGAGTATCTTCTGTATAGATTTTGATGTAATCCTTCAAACCTTCGATATACATGATTTTCTTCAGGTCTACCTGTACCAGTTTATAGTCGCTTTTCACGAAGATGCTGTCTATCTCTTCCGGCTTCTGCACCAGTTCAAACCACTGAAGCGCTTTGTTTGCCGCTTGCAGGAAATCAACGTATGAGATAGGTTTCAGCAGGTAATCGAGTGCATTGACGCGATAACCGTCGATAGCATACTGCCCGAAAGCAGTAGTAAATACGATACGGGTGCGGGAGTCTACCATCTTCGAGAACTCCAGTCCGTTAAGCTCCGGCATCTGAATGTCCAGAAACAGAAGATCCACCTCTTCATCGGGCAACTCCTTCATTGCCTGAACTGCACTGGAATACTTTCCCACGAGTTGCAGGAACGGAGTCTTGTTCACGTAACTTTCTAACAGGCTGAGAGCTAAAGGCTCATCATCAACAATTGCACAACGTAATACCATACTATTCTATATCTAAAGTTTTATACTAAACGTTCTCTACCTACTCTTTGATTTTAATGCTCAGTCTCGATTCATAGACAGACTCGTCTTCCGAGCTGCCTTTCGACCAGGTGTAAGCCCCGGGATAAAGTATCTCCAGCCGTCGGCTTACCTGTTCTAACCCCACACCCGAACCACTTTTATCTTCCACCGTCTTGGGATGATTGCTGTTGCGGATTTCACAAACCACTTCCTTATCATTCTCTGAAATATGAATACTGATAAAACTCGGTTCGGTAGAGGAGATGCCATGCTTGAATGCATTCTCTATCAACGAGATAAAGATAAGCGGTGCAATAAGTGTCTGACTATCCGGTTGAATCTCGAATTGAGTAGTCATCTGTACATTAGCCGACAGGCGGATACGCATCAATTCAATGTAATTGCGGATAAAGTCCACTTCCTTGCAAAGAGGTACATACATCTGCTGATTATCATACAATACATATCGGAGAAGTTTGCTCAACTCCTGCACAGCTTCCTGCGCTTTGTCCGAATCAAATGCAATCAGAGCATAGATATTATTCAGCGTATTCAGCAAGAAATGAGGATTCAGTTGGTTCCGCAGGTTTTTCAGTTCGGCTTCCGCACGATTCCGTTCCGCTTCTTTACGGGCGGCTTCGTTCTGCGTCCATCGGGCACTCATACGAATGGCGGCACTCAGTCCGATGGTAAAGACGAGACTCAGCATATCCCTGAGGAAGAATAACCATCCCGGCGGCATACCCGGTCTTTTGGGTCTGGGCGCAAAGGATGGGTCGAACGTCAGACTTTGCCATAGA
The DNA window shown above is from Bacteroides faecium and carries:
- a CDS encoding LytR/AlgR family response regulator transcription factor, with protein sequence MVLRCAIVDDEPLALSLLESYVNKTPFLQLVGKYSSAVQAMKELPDEEVDLLFLDIQMPELNGLEFSKMVDSRTRIVFTTAFGQYAIDGYRVNALDYLLKPISYVDFLQAANKALQWFELVQKPEEIDSIFVKSDYKLVQVDLKKIMYIEGLKDYIKIYTEDTPKPILSLMSMKAMEELLPSSRFIRVHRSFIVQKDKIRVIDRGRIVFDKTYIPISDSYKLVFQTFLDERS
- a CDS encoding sensor histidine kinase; protein product: MKQTFTSARRPLEILIHIIGWGIMFGFPFFFVERGNGNINWMAYIRHLAVPLSFMIVFYANYFFLVPRYLFQSQAKRYVIYNIIFLCVIGLLLHLWQSLTFDPSFAPRPKRPGMPPGWLFFLRDMLSLVFTIGLSAAIRMSARWTQNEAARKEAERNRAEAELKNLRNQLNPHFLLNTLNNIYALIAFDSDKAQEAVQELSKLLRYVLYDNQQMYVPLCKEVDFIRNYIELMRIRLSANVQMTTQFEIQPDSQTLIAPLIFISLIENAFKHGISSTEPSFISIHISENDKEVVCEIRNSNHPKTVEDKSGSGVGLEQVSRRLEILYPGAYTWSKGSSEDESVYESRLSIKIKE